The Lacrimispora xylanolytica genome has a segment encoding these proteins:
- a CDS encoding glycoside hydrolase family 2 protein, which produces MIKNFVDNIHNEAYKDYYLAPVLDAESYVFTGGRREVSLDGSWNFSVDMYDNCLRAKWFLEEETNSEGRKVPLDYGFDDWEEIPVPAVWNLVKPEYFYYEGPAVYSRRFLFDGKTEGHVFLRFGAAAYEARVFLNGEFLGLHLGGSTPFCVEVTSYLKEENRLIVVADNTRRQDQIPSENTDWFLYGGIYRGVSLFSVPDTYIKSMNVHLEGWREKQVSVSVSLGGASHYEGGEAVFSIPELQIKESISLGPGGTAELTFVAEALSLWSVESPKLYDVQLSYLKEGTVIDMVRDRIGFRTIETRGNEIILNGKPVFLRGVCLHEETEENGKAVTKEDIRNAFIKAKEMNCNFLRLAHYPHTEWVSQLADEEGLLLWEEIPVYWWIDFSNPKTLADAKNQLTELIKRDYNRASVIIWSVGNENPDTDERYHFMRELAETARELDKSRLISAACLVDAVNLKISDRLEEHLDIIGFNEYYGWYDPDYQKLITILEESKPEKPVVISEFGADGFASTSENMNKVRGSEEEQKEIYEMQVELFKKTSYIQGTVPWILFDYRTPKRLGAYQKGYNIKGLVTADRKREKPAFTVMKKFYEEVRKNEQRD; this is translated from the coding sequence ATGATAAAAAATTTCGTGGACAATATCCATAACGAAGCTTATAAGGATTATTATCTCGCTCCTGTCCTGGATGCAGAATCTTATGTGTTTACAGGCGGTAGAAGGGAAGTGTCCTTAGACGGCTCCTGGAATTTCTCTGTAGATATGTACGATAATTGTCTGAGGGCCAAATGGTTCCTGGAGGAAGAAACCAATTCAGAGGGGCGAAAGGTCCCTCTGGATTACGGATTTGATGACTGGGAAGAGATCCCGGTACCAGCAGTATGGAACCTTGTGAAACCGGAATATTTTTATTATGAGGGACCGGCGGTATATAGCCGCCGGTTTCTTTTTGACGGGAAAACAGAGGGGCATGTGTTTCTTCGATTTGGTGCAGCAGCCTATGAAGCAAGGGTTTTCTTAAATGGTGAATTTCTTGGACTTCATCTTGGTGGTTCCACACCTTTTTGTGTGGAAGTCACCTCATATTTAAAAGAGGAAAACCGTCTCATAGTAGTGGCAGATAACACCAGACGTCAAGACCAGATACCCAGTGAGAACACAGACTGGTTCTTATATGGAGGGATTTACCGAGGGGTATCCCTTTTTTCTGTACCTGATACTTATATTAAAAGTATGAATGTACATTTAGAGGGCTGGAGAGAAAAACAAGTCTCTGTTTCCGTATCCTTAGGTGGCGCAAGCCATTATGAAGGGGGAGAGGCTGTTTTTTCCATACCAGAGCTTCAGATTAAAGAATCCATTTCACTGGGACCTGGTGGAACGGCAGAATTAACATTTGTGGCAGAGGCGCTTTCCCTATGGAGTGTAGAAAGTCCAAAGCTTTATGACGTTCAGCTGTCATACTTAAAAGAGGGAACGGTAATAGATATGGTCAGAGACCGGATTGGTTTCAGGACTATAGAGACAAGGGGAAATGAAATTATATTAAACGGTAAGCCTGTCTTTTTAAGAGGTGTTTGTCTTCATGAAGAGACAGAAGAGAACGGAAAGGCAGTAACCAAAGAAGACATTCGCAATGCCTTTATAAAGGCAAAAGAAATGAACTGCAATTTCCTGCGTCTTGCCCATTATCCCCATACCGAATGGGTATCCCAACTGGCAGATGAAGAAGGCCTCCTGCTATGGGAGGAGATACCAGTATACTGGTGGATTGATTTCTCCAATCCAAAGACCCTTGCAGATGCAAAGAACCAGCTGACAGAGCTGATTAAGAGGGATTATAACAGGGCCAGCGTCATAATCTGGTCTGTTGGCAATGAAAATCCAGATACGGACGAAAGATATCATTTTATGCGTGAACTGGCAGAGACAGCAAGGGAATTGGATAAAAGCCGTTTGATTTCAGCTGCATGCCTGGTGGATGCAGTGAACTTAAAGATATCGGACCGGCTGGAAGAGCACCTTGATATCATTGGGTTTAATGAATATTATGGCTGGTATGATCCGGATTATCAAAAACTGATTACCATACTGGAAGAATCCAAGCCGGAAAAGCCAGTGGTTATCAGCGAATTTGGTGCCGATGGGTTTGCGTCTACCAGTGAAAATATGAATAAGGTAAGAGGCTCAGAAGAGGAGCAGAAAGAAATTTATGAGATGCAGGTAGAACTCTTTAAAAAGACCAGTTATATTCAAGGAACCGTGCCATGGATCTTATTCGATTACCGGACACCAAAGCGCCTGGGAGCCTATCAGAAGGGGTACAACATCAAAGGACTGGTAACGGCTGACCGGAAAAGGGAAAAGCCTGCGTTTACAGTCATGAAAAAATTCTATGAGGAGGTAAGAAAGAATGAGCAAAGAGATTGA
- a CDS encoding glycoside hydrolase family 88 protein, with the protein MSKEIETLFGNKAELTEMECTKAMDFAILQVRENLKEFTHSFKRAFSEDGFYQPTANVNWTTGFWTGQIWLAYEWSKDEAFEKAGKIQIESFLDRIDQKIEVDHHDMGFLYSPSCVAGYKLAGDEKGKEAAIKAADQLISRFQPVGGFIQAWGPMNQPENYRFIIDCLLNLPLLYWATEETGDEKYREIAEKHIHTAIANVIREDYSTWHTFFMNMETGEPSHGATCQGYRDGSAWARGQAWGVYGCAMAYRYTKRPEYIEDFKHVTDYFLEHLPSDLVPYWDLEFGEGSKEPRDSSSASIAACGMLEMAKYLDEKDAATYTSLARKIMASVVKNYAVKDLKESNGLVLHSTYSKKSPYNTCTPEGVDECNIWGDYFYMEALTRLSGDWNPYW; encoded by the coding sequence ATGAGCAAAGAGATTGAAACCTTATTTGGAAATAAAGCAGAACTTACGGAAATGGAATGCACCAAAGCAATGGATTTTGCTATCTTGCAGGTAAGAGAGAACTTAAAGGAATTTACCCATTCCTTTAAGAGAGCATTCAGCGAGGATGGCTTTTATCAGCCGACTGCCAATGTAAACTGGACTACCGGCTTCTGGACCGGACAGATCTGGCTTGCCTATGAATGGAGCAAGGATGAGGCGTTTGAAAAGGCTGGAAAGATACAGATTGAAAGCTTTTTAGACCGGATCGACCAGAAGATAGAGGTTGACCATCACGATATGGGATTTTTGTATTCCCCATCCTGTGTTGCAGGATATAAGCTGGCTGGAGATGAAAAGGGAAAAGAAGCAGCTATTAAGGCAGCGGATCAGCTTATCAGCCGCTTTCAACCAGTGGGCGGATTTATCCAGGCCTGGGGTCCCATGAACCAGCCGGAAAATTACCGTTTTATTATTGACTGTCTGTTAAACCTGCCTCTCTTATACTGGGCAACCGAGGAGACGGGTGATGAGAAATACCGGGAAATTGCTGAAAAGCATATTCACACAGCCATTGCCAATGTCATTAGAGAGGATTACTCTACCTGGCATACCTTTTTCATGAACATGGAAACAGGAGAACCAAGTCATGGCGCGACCTGCCAGGGATACCGGGATGGTTCTGCCTGGGCAAGAGGCCAGGCATGGGGAGTTTACGGCTGTGCCATGGCATACCGCTATACGAAGCGTCCGGAATACATTGAAGATTTTAAGCATGTGACCGATTATTTCCTGGAACACCTTCCGTCTGATCTGGTTCCTTACTGGGATCTGGAATTTGGCGAAGGTTCAAAGGAGCCAAGGGATTCTTCTTCCGCCTCCATCGCTGCCTGTGGAATGCTTGAGATGGCAAAATATTTAGATGAGAAGGATGCTGCTACCTACACCTCTTTGGCTAGAAAGATAATGGCATCTGTGGTAAAAAATTATGCAGTTAAAGATCTTAAAGAATCCAATGGCCTTGTTCTTCACAGCACCTATTCCAAAAAGTCTCCGTACAATACCTGCACACCGGAAGGCGTTGATGAGTGTAATATCTGGGGCGATTACTTTTATATGGAAGCTCTTACCCGGCTGTCTGGAGACTGGAATCCATATTGGTAA
- a CDS encoding DUF2264 domain-containing protein yields MKLDTKQEFSQWMFQVLNPLKPLYSRGCARLHLGDSGVTYPKTSIEMEAFSRPLWALVPFWFGGGTGFEEIYQKGLKNGTDPDHPEYWGGFGDYDQRFVEMAAIACGLIFTPEKVWEPLGETGKENLANWLYGINEHIIPDCNWQFFMILVNVALKKLGRRYNEERLESGLSKIESYYTGEGWYRDGGSSQKDYYISFALHYYGLIYAKAMEEDDPDRCLRFKERAVLFARDFLYWFDKNGAALPYGRSLSYRFGEAAFWSAYVFAGLDDIPLGVVKGIISRHISWWMDQKMFDRDGVLTIGYSYPNLIMAERYNAPGSPYWGMKILLCLALPDDHPFWKAEAKELPPLSEIKLLKQADMLMHRHGSDVISYPAGVCEKYGHGHVPEKYSKFAYSTRFGFSVARSQIILHENAPDSSLAFVIDGDDYVFVRKYSDSYEVLEDRVISRWHPFPGITVTTTIVPKEYGHERIHEIESQYDCMAYDCGFSVEKFTEGYEQRAEGTKSSVSYNKQGCHVSGKGPEAKGIVIEADPNTNVLYPNASIPAVVYRIKKGEPIRLETRVETYM; encoded by the coding sequence ATGAAACTTGATACAAAGCAGGAGTTTTCTCAGTGGATGTTCCAGGTCTTAAACCCATTGAAGCCATTGTACAGCCGTGGCTGTGCAAGGCTTCACCTGGGAGACAGCGGTGTTACCTATCCAAAGACCAGTATAGAGATGGAAGCATTTTCCCGTCCCTTATGGGCATTGGTGCCTTTCTGGTTTGGTGGAGGAACGGGATTTGAAGAGATATACCAAAAAGGACTTAAGAATGGTACAGACCCAGATCATCCGGAATATTGGGGAGGATTCGGGGATTATGACCAGAGATTTGTGGAGATGGCGGCTATTGCATGCGGTCTTATCTTTACCCCTGAAAAAGTATGGGAGCCTTTGGGTGAAACGGGTAAAGAAAACCTGGCAAACTGGCTTTACGGAATCAATGAACATATAATCCCAGACTGCAACTGGCAGTTTTTCATGATATTAGTCAATGTAGCCTTAAAGAAACTTGGCCGCCGCTATAACGAGGAACGGCTGGAGTCTGGCCTTTCGAAAATAGAAAGCTATTATACTGGAGAAGGCTGGTACCGGGATGGCGGTTCCAGTCAAAAGGATTATTATATTTCCTTTGCCCTTCATTACTATGGGCTGATTTATGCTAAGGCCATGGAAGAGGATGACCCTGACCGGTGTCTTCGTTTTAAAGAACGGGCTGTTTTATTTGCCAGAGACTTCCTTTACTGGTTTGATAAAAATGGTGCCGCGCTTCCATACGGAAGAAGTCTTTCCTATCGTTTTGGGGAAGCAGCTTTCTGGTCGGCCTACGTATTTGCAGGACTTGATGATATTCCCTTAGGTGTTGTAAAAGGAATCATCAGCCGCCATATAAGCTGGTGGATGGATCAAAAGATGTTTGACCGGGATGGAGTCTTAACCATTGGCTACAGCTACCCAAACCTTATAATGGCGGAACGGTACAATGCGCCAGGTTCTCCCTACTGGGGAATGAAGATACTCTTATGTCTCGCCCTTCCTGATGATCACCCCTTCTGGAAGGCTGAAGCAAAGGAACTTCCTCCCCTTTCTGAAATAAAGCTGTTAAAGCAGGCGGATATGCTGATGCATCGTCACGGCAGTGATGTTATTTCCTATCCGGCAGGCGTTTGTGAGAAGTACGGACACGGTCATGTACCAGAAAAATACTCTAAATTTGCCTATTCCACCAGATTTGGATTCTCTGTTGCAAGAAGCCAGATCATACTTCATGAAAATGCACCGGATTCATCCCTTGCCTTTGTCATTGACGGAGATGATTATGTTTTTGTGAGAAAATATAGTGATTCCTATGAGGTATTGGAAGATCGTGTAATCAGTCGCTGGCATCCGTTTCCGGGCATAACAGTAACGACCACCATTGTTCCCAAAGAATATGGTCATGAAAGAATCCATGAGATAGAAAGCCAGTACGATTGCATGGCATATGACTGTGGCTTTTCCGTTGAAAAGTTCACGGAAGGCTATGAGCAAAGGGCAGAAGGAACGAAATCCTCTGTGTCTTATAACAAGCAGGGCTGCCACGTTTCCGGGAAAGGTCCGGAGGCAAAAGGCATTGTCATTGAAGCAGATCCAAACACCAATGTGCTTTATCCTAACGCGTCCATTCCGGCAGTGGTTTACCGGATAAAAAAAGGGGAACCCATACGTCTGGAGACCAGAGTAGAAACCTATATGTAA
- a CDS encoding sensor histidine kinase has translation MWKKLIPKTIRGKLMTLTASVTLLITLLTTSVCFSVFQSFLRKNQIQSAEFSLQVVNNNIAADMKDIIYFSKWCCSNGAILDYLEALKGQPKLPTAQKDMANLRPLALSTHNRLKEEYYNTRSNEYMSRVIVSSIDENNFLQMAASANYTSSYAAMIIRKQSFFKTLYESPDFRWIGLVKDPFSDISQETFLPIVRPVYNEFNSEILGWTYVEISSRIFTDYLSSYPLPEDSNLFLSIGEKNYVFNKGNWKETNYPFKEKERLSESDSLSQGTQVLSVTTDGGEKRIVVERPIEGIEGIEDFRLYQVLSEQQFKQQKNLYMLILLGICLFILSLGILLIFFLNRIIMDPIRKVSSKISRISDGDFSKDPAIEWDHELGQVGRGINSMSENIMTLLDKKVSDEKQKKDLEYQILQSQINPHFLYNTLNSIKWMATIQNANGIADMTTALARLLKNVSKGTASFITLKEELDLVKDYFLIQQYRYGGSVTIDYQIESEDLYQCRIHRFSLQPIIENALFHGIEPAKTTGHIIVSAQTELEEDKKILKIDITDNGIGMTQEMINKVMQNDTDGVNNTEFFRHIGISNVNKRIQHDFGPEYGITITSEPLEFTTMSIRIPYQLFGDNQGAER, from the coding sequence ATGTGGAAAAAGCTCATTCCCAAAACTATACGCGGAAAGCTCATGACACTTACCGCCTCTGTCACCCTGCTTATTACCCTCCTGACGACTTCGGTCTGCTTTTCGGTTTTTCAGTCTTTTTTAAGAAAGAACCAGATTCAGTCAGCCGAATTCAGCTTACAGGTCGTAAACAACAATATAGCAGCTGATATGAAGGACATTATATATTTCAGTAAATGGTGCTGCTCCAATGGTGCTATTTTAGATTATCTGGAAGCCTTAAAGGGCCAGCCAAAGCTTCCTACGGCACAAAAAGACATGGCAAACCTGCGGCCGCTTGCTCTCTCTACACACAACCGGTTAAAGGAAGAATACTATAACACCCGTTCCAACGAATATATGTCACGGGTCATCGTTTCCTCCATCGACGAGAACAATTTTCTTCAGATGGCTGCTTCTGCTAATTACACCTCCTCTTATGCCGCCATGATTATCCGGAAGCAAAGCTTTTTTAAAACGCTGTATGAATCTCCGGACTTTCGTTGGATTGGCCTTGTAAAGGATCCTTTTTCAGATATTAGCCAGGAAACCTTCCTTCCAATCGTCCGGCCCGTTTACAATGAATTCAATTCAGAGATCCTTGGCTGGACCTATGTGGAAATTTCCTCACGCATTTTTACAGATTATCTTTCCTCATATCCTTTGCCTGAAGACAGCAATCTATTCTTGTCTATAGGAGAAAAAAATTATGTATTTAACAAGGGTAACTGGAAGGAAACAAATTATCCTTTTAAAGAGAAAGAGCGGCTGTCAGAATCCGACTCCTTGTCCCAGGGAACACAGGTGCTTTCTGTCACCACGGATGGAGGAGAAAAACGGATAGTCGTGGAGCGCCCCATTGAAGGCATTGAAGGAATCGAAGATTTCCGTTTATACCAGGTGCTGTCAGAGCAGCAGTTTAAGCAGCAGAAGAACCTCTACATGCTGATTCTTCTTGGTATCTGCCTCTTCATTCTGTCTCTTGGAATCTTATTGATATTTTTCTTAAACAGGATTATTATGGACCCCATTCGTAAAGTGAGCAGTAAAATATCAAGAATTTCTGACGGGGATTTCTCCAAAGACCCTGCCATTGAATGGGACCACGAGCTTGGACAGGTTGGCAGAGGAATTAACAGCATGTCAGAAAATATTATGACACTGCTCGATAAAAAGGTTTCCGATGAAAAGCAGAAAAAAGATCTGGAATATCAGATCCTTCAAAGCCAGATCAATCCCCACTTTTTATACAACACTCTTAATTCGATTAAATGGATGGCCACCATACAGAATGCAAACGGCATCGCCGATATGACAACAGCTCTTGCAAGGCTGTTAAAGAACGTTTCCAAAGGAACCGCTTCCTTTATCACCTTAAAGGAAGAATTGGACCTGGTAAAGGATTATTTTCTCATTCAGCAGTACCGTTATGGAGGCAGCGTAACCATTGATTATCAAATTGAGTCTGAAGATCTCTATCAATGCCGGATTCACCGTTTTTCCCTTCAGCCAATCATAGAAAATGCCTTGTTCCATGGAATTGAACCAGCTAAAACAACGGGTCATATCATTGTCTCCGCCCAGACAGAGCTTGAGGAGGATAAAAAGATTCTAAAAATCGATATCACTGACAACGGAATTGGCATGACTCAGGAGATGATAAATAAGGTGATGCAAAATGATACGGACGGCGTTAACAACACCGAGTTCTTCCGTCATATCGGCATCAGCAATGTAAACAAACGGATACAGCACGATTTTGGCCCGGAATATGGAATCACCATCACCAGTGAGCCTTTAGAATTTACTACCATGAGCATACGAATCCCCTACCAACTTTTCGGGGACAACCAGGGAGCAGAAAGGTAA
- a CDS encoding carbohydrate ABC transporter permease, with product MKVKSTNYKISRCLLYVVLLLLTAAMLVPFVWMLSASLKLDKDVFIFPIRWIPENPRWQNYLDIWTKIPLLTFVTNTVKITLIVTFLQLLTSSFAAYAFAKLKFRYKDTLFMAYIATIAVPWQVYMVPQFMMMRNFGLNDSHLAIIFLQAFSAFGVFMMRQFYQGIPDELCEAARIDGMNEYQIYARIMLPLSKPALSTLTIFTFVNTWNDFLGPLIYLKTEAKKTLQLGLKMFISQYSSEYGLIMAASVLSLIPVLIVFLSLQKHFVEGVAATGVKG from the coding sequence ATGAAAGTAAAAAGCACAAATTATAAAATCAGCAGATGCCTCCTGTATGTGGTTTTGCTCCTTCTGACCGCTGCTATGCTGGTACCCTTTGTATGGATGCTCTCTGCTTCCTTAAAACTGGATAAAGACGTATTTATCTTTCCGATCCGCTGGATTCCTGAAAACCCCAGGTGGCAGAATTATCTGGATATCTGGACCAAGATTCCACTTCTCACCTTTGTAACGAATACGGTGAAAATCACTCTAATCGTAACTTTTTTACAGCTCCTCACCAGCAGCTTTGCGGCTTACGCATTTGCAAAATTAAAATTCAGGTATAAAGATACTTTATTTATGGCCTACATCGCTACCATTGCGGTTCCATGGCAGGTATATATGGTGCCTCAGTTCATGATGATGAGAAATTTCGGGTTAAATGATTCCCACTTAGCCATAATTTTCCTTCAGGCATTCTCTGCCTTTGGTGTGTTCATGATGCGCCAGTTCTATCAGGGAATTCCCGATGAGCTTTGTGAAGCAGCTAGAATTGATGGTATGAATGAGTACCAGATTTATGCAAGAATCATGCTGCCCCTGTCAAAGCCGGCACTATCCACGCTCACCATATTTACCTTTGTAAATACCTGGAATGACTTCTTAGGACCACTCATTTATTTAAAGACAGAAGCGAAAAAGACATTGCAGTTAGGACTTAAAATGTTTATCAGTCAGTATAGTTCAGAGTATGGACTCATTATGGCAGCTTCGGTTCTTTCCTTAATTCCGGTACTTATCGTGTTCCTATCTCTGCAAAAGCATTTCGTTGAGGGTGTTGCTGCAACCGGTGTGAAAGGGTAA
- a CDS encoding ABC transporter substrate-binding protein produces the protein MKKRMLSITLACAMVAASLAGCAGEPKDATKASSESAAETKQSEATKTADGKTTLKWSVWDISSTTYYQPLIDAFEKAHPDVKIEMVDLGSTDYQTVLATELTGSGSNFDVVTVKDVPGYMTLVNKGVLEPLDSYIQSSNVDLTQYKGLTDQITVDKKLYELPFRNDFWVVFYNKDIFDKAGVSYPTNDMTFEQYDALARSLAVDTPGQEVYGAHYHTWRSAVQLFGVLDGKHTILDGKYEFLKPYYEMVLKEQEDGIAQDYATLKTSGLHYSGAFAQGNVAMMNMGTWFISTLMEKIRTGEYTDVTNWGIAKYPHAEGVEPGSTLATITSLAIPANAPHKDLAWEFINFVSGKDGAEILASTGTIPAVMNSTVADLVSGTEGFPKDDTTSVDALNTSKLYLEMPVNEKSSEIETVLNEAHDAIMTGSMSVDDGIAQMNEKIGAILGK, from the coding sequence ATGAAAAAAAGAATGCTTAGCATTACTCTTGCCTGTGCAATGGTGGCAGCCAGCCTTGCTGGATGTGCCGGTGAACCAAAAGATGCCACAAAGGCTTCTTCCGAAAGCGCAGCAGAGACCAAACAGTCAGAGGCAACAAAAACAGCAGATGGTAAGACTACATTAAAATGGTCCGTTTGGGATATCAGCTCAACCACTTACTATCAGCCTCTTATTGATGCATTTGAGAAGGCTCATCCAGACGTGAAGATCGAGATGGTAGACTTAGGATCTACAGACTATCAGACCGTTCTTGCAACAGAATTAACAGGAAGCGGTTCTAATTTTGACGTAGTAACCGTTAAAGACGTACCAGGTTATATGACACTGGTAAACAAAGGCGTATTAGAGCCTCTGGACAGCTATATCCAGTCCTCTAATGTTGATTTAACTCAGTATAAGGGTCTTACCGATCAGATTACCGTTGATAAAAAGTTATATGAACTTCCTTTCCGTAACGATTTCTGGGTAGTGTTCTATAACAAAGATATCTTTGACAAAGCAGGCGTATCTTATCCAACCAATGATATGACATTTGAACAGTACGATGCTCTTGCAAGAAGTCTTGCAGTTGACACACCAGGACAGGAAGTATATGGTGCTCATTACCATACCTGGAGATCCGCAGTACAGCTTTTCGGTGTACTTGATGGAAAGCATACTATTTTAGACGGCAAATATGAATTCTTAAAACCATATTATGAGATGGTATTAAAAGAGCAGGAAGATGGCATTGCTCAGGATTATGCAACCTTAAAGACAAGTGGACTTCATTACTCCGGCGCATTTGCACAGGGTAACGTAGCTATGATGAACATGGGTACATGGTTTATTTCTACTTTAATGGAGAAAATCCGTACAGGTGAATATACCGACGTTACCAATTGGGGAATTGCAAAATATCCTCACGCAGAAGGTGTAGAGCCAGGTTCTACTCTTGCAACTATCACATCCCTTGCAATTCCAGCAAATGCACCTCATAAGGATCTTGCATGGGAATTCATTAATTTTGTAAGCGGCAAAGACGGCGCAGAGATTCTTGCATCTACAGGAACCATCCCGGCAGTTATGAACAGTACAGTTGCTGATCTTGTTTCCGGAACAGAAGGCTTCCCTAAGGATGATACAACAAGCGTAGACGCTCTTAATACCTCTAAGCTCTATCTTGAAATGCCAGTTAACGAGAAGAGTTCTGAAATTGAAACAGTTTTAAATGAAGCTCATGATGCAATCATGACAGGCAGCATGTCCGTAGATGACGGTATTGCTCAGATGAATGAAAAAATTGGTGCGATTTTAGGCAAGTAA
- a CDS encoding carbohydrate ABC transporter permease, translated as MAKTTTESQKQEKITALQKKRDALSLKLRSADGAGKRDGLIAKIEKIDEQIKKVRTGERFTRQEKRNLIAYSFIAPNFIGFAVFTLGPIIFAFVLAFMKWDGNSPMQFTGLKNFIDMFANARFRASFVNTIVYCLATVPLTLASALGLAVVLNQKIKGRNFFRTVGFFPYVASLVAVAAVWNMLFSPMKSGPVNMILYNLGVHAKSLPKWSADPHWVMFTIVLFSVWKNMGYYMVIYLAGLQGINGELYEAAGLDGCNAWQRFRYITWPQLQPTTFFVTIILTINCFKVYDIVYMLAGGSNGIVSSQAMVLVYHIYEEAFRNWNLGYASAVAMILFLMVLVITLVQFRGEKKYAN; from the coding sequence ATGGCAAAGACAACAACAGAGTCGCAAAAGCAGGAAAAAATCACAGCTTTGCAAAAAAAACGGGATGCTCTAAGTCTTAAGCTTAGAAGTGCCGACGGTGCAGGAAAACGTGATGGGCTGATTGCGAAAATCGAAAAAATAGATGAACAGATTAAAAAAGTAAGGACAGGAGAGCGGTTTACAAGGCAGGAAAAGAGGAATCTGATTGCATATTCCTTTATTGCTCCTAATTTTATCGGCTTTGCTGTTTTCACCCTGGGACCGATTATTTTTGCTTTTGTCCTGGCATTTATGAAATGGGATGGGAACAGTCCCATGCAGTTTACAGGACTGAAGAATTTTATAGATATGTTTGCCAATGCCAGATTCCGGGCGTCCTTTGTAAATACCATTGTCTACTGTCTGGCAACGGTGCCCTTAACACTGGCCAGTGCCCTTGGTCTTGCGGTCGTCTTAAACCAGAAGATCAAAGGAAGAAACTTCTTCCGTACCGTTGGCTTCTTCCCTTACGTAGCTTCCTTAGTAGCAGTAGCCGCTGTATGGAATATGCTCTTTAGCCCCATGAAGAGCGGCCCTGTCAATATGATTCTTTATAACCTGGGCGTTCATGCAAAAAGCCTTCCCAAGTGGTCTGCGGATCCTCATTGGGTTATGTTTACCATCGTTTTATTCAGCGTTTGGAAAAATATGGGCTATTACATGGTTATCTATCTTGCCGGCCTTCAGGGAATCAACGGAGAGCTTTATGAGGCAGCAGGACTTGATGGCTGTAATGCATGGCAGAGATTCCGCTATATTACCTGGCCTCAGCTTCAACCTACTACCTTCTTCGTAACCATTATCCTGACTATTAACTGCTTTAAGGTTTATGACATCGTATACATGCTGGCAGGAGGTTCCAATGGTATTGTAAGCTCCCAGGCCATGGTCCTGGTTTACCACATCTATGAAGAAGCGTTCCGTAACTGGAATCTTGGTTATGCAAGCGCAGTTGCTATGATATTGTTCTTAATGGTACTTGTCATCACACTGGTTCAGTTCCGTGGTGAGAAGAAATATGCAAACTAA